The genome window GGCTGCGGGACCTTCAGGCCTTTCTCGCCGAGCGGCCTCCGGTTTTAATCGAAGCAGACATCCCGCCGGCGACTGAGAGTATCCGCATTGAAGTCCGAGTTCAGAGAGACCTGGACAGCTCGATCTAGACCGCTATTGCGTTGCCGTAAAGAATTTCTTGGTGCCCTTGGCCTCGATGGCGGCGCCGATCCGGTTCAACGCATGCGCGTAGGCCGCGGTGCGCATATCAATCTGCTTCTCTTCCATAAAACGCCAGATGTTTTCGGTCTCAGCCACCATGCGCTCCTTGAGCAGGCTGTTGACCTTGTCCTCGGACCAATAGAAGCCTTGCCGGTTTTGCACCCATTCAAAATAGCTCACGGTTACGCCACCGGCATTGGTGAGGATATCCGGCACCACGAGTTTGCCTTTGTTATTGAGGATTTCATCCGCGGCCGGGGTTGTGGGGCCGTTGGCGACCTCAAAGATGTACTTGGCCTTGATTCGATCGGCATTCTCTGCCGTGATCTGGTTCTCCAGGGCCGAGGGCGCCAGGATATCCACGTCCAACTCCAACAGCTCTTCGTTAGTCAAAGTCTGGTGCTCCTCGATATGACACACGGAGCCTTCACAGTACACGGCCTTGAGTTGTTTTCGTTTTTCCTTGAACCGGCGCACCATGGGAATGTCCAAACCTTGCTCGGCATACACGCCGCCTTTGGAATCACTCACCGCAATGATTTTGTAACCTGCTTCGTGCAACAGCTCGGCCAAAATCCCGCCCGCATTTCCAAAACCTTGAATGGCCACGGTCGTGTCTTGCGGCGCCTTGCCCAACTTAGGCATGATTGCCTCGATCGTGAAGAATGCCCCGCGCGCAGTGGCTGACTCGCGACCCAGGCTGCCGCCCATGGGAATGGGTTTGCCGGTGATGACTGCAGGTACGTGCTTATGATTAATAATGCCGTATTCATCGAGCATCCAACCCATGATCATCTGATTGGTGTAGACATCGGGCGCGGGGATGTCGCGGTCCGGGCCGATCATGATATTGACCGCATCAATATAGCCGCGGCTCAGGCGCTCCAGCTCAAAGCGGGAAAGCTCCTTGGGATTGACCCTGATTCCCCCTTTGCCCCCGCCAAAAGGCAGGTTGAGCGCCGCGCACTTAAAAGTCATCCAAAACGCGAGAGAGGTGACCTCATCCATATTGACGCCCGGATGAAAACGGATTCCGCCCTTGGTCGGGCCGAGGGAATCGTCGTATCGCACGCGATATCCCGGAAAGACTTTTAAATCCCCGGTATCCATGCGCACAGGAATTGAAACCTTCAATGCGCTCTTCGGATACTTCAATCTTTCAATGGCATCCGGCGGCACGGTCGCATGCGCGAGCGCCTTGACCACGCGTTGGCTAGCTTCCGCAAATAGACTTTGCTCCACTCCGGCAGCTCCTTTGCTGATGAAGTCAAGGGACATATCTACGAAGGAGATGTGTCCCTCAGGACTTGAGGGGACGGTTCTCACAGAACTGGATGCAGCGAAAAAGGCTAGCGAGAACCGTCCCTAATCTTGACTCATTCTAACCGCTGAATGCTGAATTCGCATTAGAGTTTGTAACTTATTTGCAAACAAGTATTTAGAAAGAGGATCTCAAATTCTTGAATGCCGTCCTGAAGCTTATTTAGATGATATACTTTGTTGTAAATATACTAATTGGCACAAGTTATACGAAACTGTGATGAAGAAAAGAAATCTCTTGCCCGCAACGATTGCTTTTGTAAGCGTGCTTCTCGCTGCGATTCCTTGCGCCAATGCATCAGCCCCCAAACTCGCGACCATCGCAACCTTTGGCGACGCAGAGATTGAAGCCTTCTGGATCAAGCGCTATAGAATCGACCCCACTCGCCTTCAGCGTATTGCCGAGCTCAGTGAAGCATCTCCAAGACTTTTCAACACATTGATTGGGAGAAGCAATCCTGGCGCTGCTTGGCTCTCTCTGATGCTTAAGGAGGCTGCGGAAGAGGCCGGTGCAACTGGAGTGCCCTCCGAGGAAGTGTTACGTTGGATGGAATCGCAACCAGGGCAGCAGGGTTGGTCTCTTCTTGCAGATGCTAAGTCAGTCTTGGCGCCGTCTGGCAGACGCAAGAGCCTGGAGTCGTTACTCGGCTCGGAAGGGAGCGCTCAGCTTTTGGGTTGGGTGAATCAAACACTTGCAGGACCGATGCCTGAAGGGTTTCACGATCCCTTCCGGGCGTATCTTGGGAGCGATGTGGTCAACGAAGTCCGGGCCATAAATACGGTGATGAGAGAACTCGGTTATCCCCTTTCAGATTGGATATTGGAAGAGTGGCGAGAACTACAGAGACTCGGAGAGCAAGTTGCCCTGGCCATCCCCAATATTGAGAACTTGGATGAAGAACAAAGGATGCAATATCCGGAGTATGTACGCCTCAAGAGGATGCGGAATTTCTTGGAGCTTTATGTGAACGATTTGTACCAGTTGGAATGGATCATTCGGCACACTCAGGAGAAAGAAGCTGAGTATTGGCCTGCAGTTTGGGCGACTCTTGAGGTCAGGGCTGGTGTGAGTCGCACGCAGATCCAGGCTTCTGAGAGCGTGATTCGCGATCTGTTGGTGAACTTACCGTTGGAAGGATCATTGCGTAAACCCTTTATTGGTGAGAGGGAGCAAAAGATCTTGTTGAGGTTGAGCCAAGAATGGGGGGTGCCATTGGGCAGGCTAGCAGCGCTCATTGAAGAGGAACAACATCGGGGCGAAAAACAGAAGGGCCTTGAATTACTGCAATCTGGTCGTGCTAGCGTCGATTACCAGATTGCCATGATGCATGCATTCCAGGAGAACCTGGCTGAGATTCTACACGCACCGATTCAAGCAGGCGAGGTCATTGTCCATAAGATTCCATCCGGCGAGTCTGTAACCCAACTATTTGCAACTCATGCAACCCAGCCGGAGTACTTGGCATCAATGGCTTTAATGGGGATTATGGGGGAGGCCCCTGCCAGGAAAATAGCACCGTCCTCTGTTCAGGCCCTCAGCGGTGGGGCGGTGACGACGGGCACTTCTTTCCAAGTCGGCGCAGTGGAAAGAACCTTTGGAAATATTCCTAATCCCTATGGATTTTACGATCCCCAACACAATTCAATGGCGAAACATGGATATCAATATTTCTTGATGACGAATCCCAGGCCTGGGGGTGAGTACGGAGTGTTTATTCCTTGGCAGCAAATGTGTGAAGCGCGTAGGGATCGAGACTTGGATATTCAGCTTTACCAAGAGTGGAGTGTCGGGGGTGAGACTTTTAGGAGAAAGATCGCCGAATTGGGTAGGGTGGGTGCAGAGGAGTGGCGTGACCAAATGATGACACAGCTCACTATCTACAACAGTGACGTGCAACAAAGGATGAGAGCTCGGGGGGTAAGAGATCTTGAGAGGGCGGTGCAGGCTTGGAGAGAAGAAGGGACGATTGCCACAGGCAGAGATCCGTGGATGATTGAACACCGTGCTGCGGGGGAGGAGCAGGGAGAGATTACCATTTACCCTCCAGTGGACGGCCTGGATATCGACGCCCAGGGCGGTATGCTGATGGTCCCAGCAGCACAGCTCGAGGCCTTTCTCCTGGATATCATGCAATTTGCGGCCGAACACGGACTGCCGCTCAATCCTGACAAAGTCCTTCCACGCGTGGTTCCCTATGAAGAGGAAAACCTGCAGCTCGCCATGTTGGCTATGGAGCATCGCGATCTGAATGAGGTCAGGGCTTCAGCACGAGATAGAGTCTGGAGAGCGTGGGATGCTCTTACGGGAGTTAGACCGCGCCTCGAACTCCTCTCCCCAGAAACAGGCCGGGAAGCATTGGAATTGTTTGGCGTAGTTTGTTGTAAAGTAATGGCTGAAAAGTATGGTGAGTCGCTTGGCCAAGCCGCAGCCACGATTGCAGGAGACCCAGTGACATTTGCGATAATCATCTCTAATGAGGACATTTTATCCGCATTTGTAGAGGCAGTGAAGAAACGCTTTGGTGCGGAGATCTCGACGGAGGAGGTCTCGAAGGCATTCAAAAAGCTTTGGTTTCATCGAGAGGTACCTACCAATCCGCTGCTGATTGCTGCAGAGGGAGATAGGGTTGCGCTGTCAGGGTTTTCTGCCGAGGAAGCCTCGAGACTCTTACAAGCTGCGGTGCTTGCATCCAAGGGAGGAATTTTGTCAGAGGGGAAGAACAGTGTTGTTGCTGCAAGCGGGGGAGCATCGATCACCTTTTATAGTTCTGGTACTGCTATTGTAGGCTGGCGCTCTGAGGCAAAGCAATGGATGGCAGGGCAACAGAGGGCATGGGTGCGAGAGGCGCTCACCACAGCCTATGCGTATGACCTTTTTGAAGAGCCCCATTGGGATCCATTCCTGCGGCAGTACCTACATTTTCTACCTTTAAACCTCTCTGAGGAAGTGGTCGAGCGGTTGCTCGCGAGTGAAAATACAAACAAGGAAGAGGTCTTTACAGCGCCCGAGGAGCGTGCGATTGCTGAGGCGGCCATCCGGGGCATCGCAGGGTGTCCCTCAGAGGATCTGGATTGGCAAAGCGATCCGGACGGATATGAAGTCGCAGAGATTAGTCAGCAGCCTGACGTGTTGGGTCGCATCTTTGGTAGTGAACGCATCCAAAGGGCCTGGACAGTTCGTTATGAAGGGCTTCCGCTGTTATTGGCGGCGCAGGTGGACGACCGAGCACTGTACACTCGACTTTCTGAATCCCGTCAGGCAGACCGAACATTGCTCCGCTACTTTAGGACAGATCCTTCCGCACGCATGTGGGCGGTTCATCCTTATGGTGTTTCGCACATCGGGCCGGGCTCGGGTGCTGTGGATCAGTTGCGCATCCCTGTGCTGCCCGGAGTGTGGCCTGGAGGCTATGCCAGCTTGTTGCTCGAGGCTGCCCTGCCACTCATTCAGGAGGGGGACGAGGTGGTGGACCTGGGGTGTGGAACTGGGATTATTGGAATTCGTGCTGCTGAGCAAGGCGCGTTTGTGCAAGCCCTGGACTTAGACCTGATGGCTGTGGAAAACACGCGAGTTGCCGCAGAGATTTCTGGGGTGGCCGATCGCGTTGTGGCCAAGGTATCTGACGGGTTGGCCGAGGTGCAGGAGCCGGTGGACTTCATTCTTTTTGGTGCCCCATTGGTGCAGCCAGAAGCGGCCGAGGATGACGCGCGCCACACGGCCACACGGGATGGCGGATTCAATCTGATGCGGTCCGTTATGCAGGATCTTCCGAGAAAACTGAAGCCCGGAGGCTCGCTCATCATGTACAACAACGACTTTGTGACAGAAAAGATCCTCAGAGGATTTCTGGGGGGGCATTCTGGTGACTTCCAAATGCGGAGTCGGAAAAGTGAGAGCGG of Candidatus Omnitrophota bacterium contains these proteins:
- a CDS encoding Glu/Leu/Phe/Val dehydrogenase, translating into MEQSLFAEASQRVVKALAHATVPPDAIERLKYPKSALKVSIPVRMDTGDLKVFPGYRVRYDDSLGPTKGGIRFHPGVNMDEVTSLAFWMTFKCAALNLPFGGGKGGIRVNPKELSRFELERLSRGYIDAVNIMIGPDRDIPAPDVYTNQMIMGWMLDEYGIINHKHVPAVITGKPIPMGGSLGRESATARGAFFTIEAIMPKLGKAPQDTTVAIQGFGNAGGILAELLHEAGYKIIAVSDSKGGVYAEQGLDIPMVRRFKEKRKQLKAVYCEGSVCHIEEHQTLTNEELLELDVDILAPSALENQITAENADRIKAKYIFEVANGPTTPAADEILNNKGKLVVPDILTNAGGVTVSYFEWVQNRQGFYWSEDKVNSLLKERMVAETENIWRFMEEKQIDMRTAAYAHALNRIGAAIEAKGTKKFFTATQ
- a CDS encoding methyltransferase, whose protein sequence is MKKRNLLPATIAFVSVLLAAIPCANASAPKLATIATFGDAEIEAFWIKRYRIDPTRLQRIAELSEASPRLFNTLIGRSNPGAAWLSLMLKEAAEEAGATGVPSEEVLRWMESQPGQQGWSLLADAKSVLAPSGRRKSLESLLGSEGSAQLLGWVNQTLAGPMPEGFHDPFRAYLGSDVVNEVRAINTVMRELGYPLSDWILEEWRELQRLGEQVALAIPNIENLDEEQRMQYPEYVRLKRMRNFLELYVNDLYQLEWIIRHTQEKEAEYWPAVWATLEVRAGVSRTQIQASESVIRDLLVNLPLEGSLRKPFIGEREQKILLRLSQEWGVPLGRLAALIEEEQHRGEKQKGLELLQSGRASVDYQIAMMHAFQENLAEILHAPIQAGEVIVHKIPSGESVTQLFATHATQPEYLASMALMGIMGEAPARKIAPSSVQALSGGAVTTGTSFQVGAVERTFGNIPNPYGFYDPQHNSMAKHGYQYFLMTNPRPGGEYGVFIPWQQMCEARRDRDLDIQLYQEWSVGGETFRRKIAELGRVGAEEWRDQMMTQLTIYNSDVQQRMRARGVRDLERAVQAWREEGTIATGRDPWMIEHRAAGEEQGEITIYPPVDGLDIDAQGGMLMVPAAQLEAFLLDIMQFAAEHGLPLNPDKVLPRVVPYEEENLQLAMLAMEHRDLNEVRASARDRVWRAWDALTGVRPRLELLSPETGREALELFGVVCCKVMAEKYGESLGQAAATIAGDPVTFAIIISNEDILSAFVEAVKKRFGAEISTEEVSKAFKKLWFHREVPTNPLLIAAEGDRVALSGFSAEEASRLLQAAVLASKGGILSEGKNSVVAASGGASITFYSSGTAIVGWRSEAKQWMAGQQRAWVREALTTAYAYDLFEEPHWDPFLRQYLHFLPLNLSEEVVERLLASENTNKEEVFTAPEERAIAEAAIRGIAGCPSEDLDWQSDPDGYEVAEISQQPDVLGRIFGSERIQRAWTVRYEGLPLLLAAQVDDRALYTRLSESRQADRTLLRYFRTDPSARMWAVHPYGVSHIGPGSGAVDQLRIPVLPGVWPGGYASLLLEAALPLIQEGDEVVDLGCGTGIIGIRAAEQGAFVQALDLDLMAVENTRVAAEISGVADRVVAKVSDGLAEVQEPVDFILFGAPLVQPEAAEDDARHTATRDGGFNLMRSVMQDLPRKLKPGGSLIMYNNDFVTEKILRGFLGGHSGDFQMRSRKSESGLVVWVVEYRPVLLPLGPEGLPDALHLNIPGTGYNSMAIPEVAEIFRSYLDDLADPEGALAFQLKRNLAGSMAGWPTFENHSAFLRQIGGEVGMGSTVYYPFGGADPYTPFAMDSDVEDVIAFGLENFGSPGDIQKMFGDGNYYHRVGGLFGGIDSHLSLVNMLQRLGLNGIGPLALARCVNFLGAGIEGVYYFDLQEDGDFRFLTEEDMRDRPEQGFRNAVIQFEDPHTGRLKRFWYMQDNVYDQTSPFRATLGRLRFDTLLLKGALDFLEPGTDPSDVVDEKVLQQARRLNANVVADMNQQHMSRGIWRVRPDSIPIPLGEMFGYGGVQQGGEVHYGPSTMLVEGPSRADEARQLHLGTWPSQQAIVAIESSL